Proteins from a single region of Rhodopirellula halodulae:
- a CDS encoding phosphatidylinositol-specific phospholipase C/glycerophosphodiester phosphodiesterase family protein, whose product MNNAPYRLPSACIGHCHVAFTFMAVVLAMFLPSQRTVGQESMGQESIVHPKAHAHNDYEHDRPLLDAIDNGFRSVEADVFLVNGALLVAHDPVDLSPERTLQRLYLDPLREFFSRQTSAAASNQPAFTLLIDLKSDGATTYLALNQLLSEYDDLFTHVDSQGFHQRNVQAIISGNRPMELVRSHLPRFAGVDGRLSDLESDATSDFMPLISDHWGRNFQWRGEGELPEDDRNKLSRILRTAHANQQRVRFWATPDHRHAWKVLDEAGVDLINTDDLEGLHRYFESK is encoded by the coding sequence GTGAATAACGCTCCGTATCGCTTGCCTTCCGCTTGCATAGGTCATTGCCACGTGGCGTTCACGTTTATGGCCGTTGTGCTAGCTATGTTTCTGCCGTCCCAACGAACCGTGGGCCAGGAGTCGATGGGCCAGGAGTCGATCGTTCACCCCAAGGCCCACGCTCACAATGACTATGAGCACGATCGTCCGTTGTTGGATGCGATCGACAATGGGTTCCGCAGTGTTGAAGCCGATGTCTTCTTGGTAAACGGTGCGCTGTTGGTGGCTCACGATCCCGTCGATCTCTCGCCCGAACGAACGTTGCAACGTTTGTATCTCGATCCGCTTCGTGAGTTTTTTTCGCGGCAGACATCCGCCGCGGCCTCCAACCAACCGGCCTTCACATTGCTGATTGATTTGAAGTCCGACGGGGCGACAACGTACCTTGCGTTGAACCAATTGTTATCCGAGTACGACGATCTGTTCACGCATGTTGATTCGCAAGGATTTCATCAACGGAACGTCCAAGCGATCATCAGTGGCAATCGGCCGATGGAATTGGTCCGATCGCACTTGCCGCGATTCGCCGGCGTGGATGGCCGCCTGTCCGACTTGGAAAGCGACGCAACATCCGACTTCATGCCGCTGATCAGCGACCATTGGGGCAGGAACTTCCAATGGCGGGGCGAAGGCGAGCTGCCAGAAGATGACCGCAATAAGCTGAGCCGGATCTTGCGGACGGCTCATGCGAATCAGCAAAGAGTAAGATTCTGGGCCACGCCCGATCACCGACACGCTTGGAAAGTGTTGGACGAGGCGGGGGTCGACTTGATCAACACAGACGACCTGGAAGGCCTTCATCGCTACTTCGAATCGAAATGA
- a CDS encoding zinc-dependent alcohol dehydrogenase produces the protein MKAVCWHGRNDIRVDNVDDPKILDPRDAIIKITASGICGSDLHLMAGAAPAMEAGDIIGHEPMGEVVEVGSAVTNLKNGDRVVVPFTISCGACYFCQNSLYSLCDESNRNAEQAQKIMGHSPAGLFGYTHMLGGYAGGQAEYLRVPYANVGPIVVPDGIPDEQVVFLSDIFPTGYMAAENCDIQPTDTVAVWGCGPVGQFAIQSAWMLGAKRVIAIDCVAERLEMARSISKAEVIDYEKVDVYETLQEMTKGRGPDCCIDAVGAENHAAGQLQSVLDDAKTAMHLGSDRPHVLNEIFKCCRKAGKVSVPGVYFSSVNLQWGTAMNKGLQIRLGQTHMQRYLTPLMEKITGGEIDPSFVITHVEPLDNAPDAYRKFRDKEDGCIKVVLKP, from the coding sequence ATGAAAGCCGTTTGCTGGCACGGTCGCAATGACATCCGCGTGGACAACGTCGATGACCCCAAAATTCTGGACCCACGCGATGCGATTATCAAAATCACGGCATCCGGTATCTGTGGATCGGACCTGCACCTGATGGCGGGTGCTGCACCGGCGATGGAGGCCGGCGATATCATCGGCCATGAACCGATGGGTGAAGTCGTCGAGGTCGGCTCAGCGGTCACCAATCTAAAAAATGGAGATCGCGTGGTGGTACCGTTCACCATTTCATGCGGTGCCTGCTATTTCTGTCAAAACAGCTTGTACTCACTTTGTGATGAATCCAATCGCAACGCTGAACAAGCCCAAAAAATCATGGGTCACTCACCGGCAGGTTTGTTTGGATACACACATATGCTTGGTGGCTACGCTGGCGGGCAAGCGGAGTACCTTCGCGTGCCATACGCCAATGTGGGGCCGATCGTCGTCCCGGATGGCATCCCTGATGAACAAGTTGTCTTTCTGTCGGACATTTTCCCAACTGGCTACATGGCCGCAGAGAACTGTGACATTCAACCAACCGATACGGTGGCGGTTTGGGGCTGTGGCCCCGTGGGACAATTCGCAATTCAAAGTGCGTGGATGTTGGGGGCCAAACGGGTCATTGCAATTGACTGCGTCGCTGAACGACTCGAGATGGCTCGTAGCATTTCCAAAGCAGAAGTGATCGACTACGAAAAAGTCGACGTCTACGAAACGCTGCAGGAGATGACCAAGGGACGCGGTCCAGATTGCTGCATCGACGCGGTGGGCGCGGAAAATCATGCCGCTGGCCAACTGCAATCGGTTCTCGACGATGCGAAAACAGCCATGCACTTGGGCTCAGATCGACCGCACGTCCTCAATGAAATCTTCAAGTGCTGTCGAAAAGCAGGCAAAGTCTCGGTTCCCGGTGTCTACTTCAGCAGCGTCAATTTGCAGTGGGGAACGGCCATGAACAAAGGCTTGCAGATTCGATTGGGTCAAACACATATGCAGCGTTACCTCACACCACTGATGGAGAAAATCACGGGAGGCGAGATCGATCCGTCCTTCGTGATCACTCACGTCGAACCCCTGGACAATGCGCCCGATGCCTATAGGAAGTTTCGGGACAAAGAAGATGGTTGTATCAAAGTGGTTTTGAAACCTTGA
- a CDS encoding manganese catalase family protein, whose product MFYHDGGKLQYPVRVEKPSPIFAKALQQAIGGIQGEVRVCLQYLFQAWGARGPAKYRDMLLETGTEEMAHIEMLATAVALNLEGAPLEQEEAAKDPVVMAAMGGMNIQHAIGTCMAAMPVDSEGVPFNCSHVYASGNVAADMLANATAESTGRMLAVQLWKMTDDPGMKDMLSYMIARDTMHQNQWLAAWEELGGPENHPIPNSFPQENENSDYAYAFMSFGIGDDFETPSGEWTKGKSFDGKGSNSVVRMRPLGDKPKLGAASPKTAAQKGQMTK is encoded by the coding sequence ATGTTTTATCACGACGGTGGCAAACTCCAGTATCCCGTTCGCGTCGAAAAACCGAGCCCCATCTTTGCCAAGGCTTTGCAGCAAGCAATTGGTGGCATTCAGGGCGAGGTACGTGTTTGTTTGCAATACCTTTTTCAAGCATGGGGCGCTCGTGGACCCGCGAAATATCGTGACATGCTGTTGGAAACGGGCACAGAAGAGATGGCCCACATTGAGATGTTGGCGACCGCGGTTGCGTTGAATCTGGAAGGCGCTCCTTTAGAACAGGAAGAAGCCGCAAAAGACCCCGTCGTCATGGCCGCGATGGGTGGCATGAACATTCAGCACGCAATCGGAACTTGCATGGCTGCCATGCCCGTCGACAGCGAAGGCGTGCCTTTCAACTGCAGCCACGTCTACGCCAGCGGCAATGTGGCGGCAGACATGTTGGCCAATGCAACCGCAGAATCGACCGGTCGGATGCTTGCAGTCCAGCTTTGGAAAATGACCGACGATCCTGGCATGAAAGACATGTTGAGCTACATGATCGCTCGCGACACGATGCATCAAAACCAGTGGCTCGCTGCTTGGGAAGAGCTGGGCGGCCCTGAGAATCATCCAATCCCGAATTCATTCCCTCAAGAGAACGAAAACAGCGACTACGCCTACGCTTTCATGTCCTTTGGCATTGGTGATGACTTCGAAACTCCAAGCGGCGAATGGACCAAAGGCAAATCGTTTGACGGAAAAGGATCCAACTCTGTGGTCCGAATGCGACCATTGGGTGACAAACCAAAGCTGGGTGCCGCTTCACCCAAAACCGCGGCACAAAAAGGTCAGATGACAAAGTAG
- a CDS encoding mechanosensitive ion channel domain-containing protein, translating to MSHPVPISSSPPTSTRHPSQNVSGWFRGAPVLTAFVLSGVLLLWNAVSDGQELVWTTPKPPPFTSSSSHTTYAVDGTVVHSWPTPTETIHNTGRLTPPSFTSEIISERPVRERAETRNHVETQTVVRSRPNSPSSEVGMYTSRPRGNIPSESTSGSINESSSTRSWPASASTSTSFSNRSLSSDPNDNTQASTASYPLLPRQTIQPEDWRQSPYASVHVRSAQQIAMGFRSQAQTADPIAADLADRNAQLVDQWIELAETYNRIAAQTQLSKGQLDATRSDFEDVDEKLQRHGLTPTIGILLRHKKDQLDQWQIQNSQTSMTSEALSNSRQQQLELDLIRLDGSEPQKQASQLLSDAGYDANRYSDPLRHQVEELLRQRHAWILSLQTGYQDLQQKISELDSITSASQSLALDYRVLIDRHVMWIRSDDPLGLRDAQNLKGGMAALFDANRSADFGPTFEKKISTNPIGAIGLLVGIIVVLVLRWLGKASLISIGTRKRMRKASPQKRKLFAGVLTVLVATGIPAVLFWVGRWLGTGVVSEATLHASKAFYAGSLVAWLVEVPRQWLRANGYLDQHVDLEMPRRPRAMKYLTIIGMGLVIAAYAITVMSQVDHGMWRGSVARVGFIFSMLLVGWTMHLAFRPVGGFLEPLIENYCGSVIHRGRLLMYLAAIGFPLLMIVLSVLGYSVTTHEILQRAMLTAVALMSAAIVWAGIQYASAEAWDLLTGDRSLRASEDDGPSEESGRVAGALGEHFLELKHHLAFLCQCALVLGAVVCLGWMWIDVFPDVRMGNPVLWTVQDTAQEEVIHAAGQTVMQTVTNPKPITAVHLLLAAGTLFVAFQLAKLLPALFDALVLQRVSFDEGMEHFTLVLGRFLLFGVGCLVACKWLGVRWQTIQWLAVGLTIGLGFGLQDMVRNLFGGFIVLFEKPARLGDLITVGNFTGRVAAQRLRTTVLSDDEGREVIVPNKNFVNDDVVNWMGAGRLTVVPMEVAATRDERPADLCRTLQELMVQQPEVLLTPAPHATLVCVGQRSQRIEIRVWIEQGTHAERYRDQLLKLARRTLSDRNLLAPNQPSQPEMRDILTRSDDTDDFFDDDFGQPRLSDAIRKRKRRA from the coding sequence ATGAGCCACCCGGTCCCGATCAGCAGTTCGCCACCGACATCGACTCGCCACCCATCGCAGAACGTCTCCGGTTGGTTCCGTGGTGCTCCTGTCCTAACGGCATTCGTACTCAGCGGAGTTTTGCTGCTTTGGAACGCAGTGAGCGACGGGCAAGAATTGGTGTGGACCACGCCCAAGCCACCTCCGTTCACATCGTCGTCTTCGCACACCACCTACGCCGTTGATGGAACGGTGGTCCATTCGTGGCCGACGCCCACCGAAACCATTCACAACACGGGACGATTGACGCCACCATCGTTCACATCGGAGATCATCTCAGAGCGGCCGGTACGCGAGCGTGCTGAGACTCGCAATCATGTCGAAACACAAACCGTCGTGCGTTCGCGTCCGAACTCACCATCATCCGAAGTGGGCATGTACACTTCTCGGCCACGCGGCAACATACCATCGGAGTCCACATCGGGCTCGATCAATGAGTCGTCGTCGACACGATCCTGGCCCGCTTCCGCGAGCACCTCGACCTCCTTTTCGAACCGCTCGCTGTCGTCCGATCCCAACGACAACACTCAGGCCAGCACTGCCAGCTATCCATTGCTGCCCCGCCAAACCATCCAGCCCGAAGACTGGCGACAATCGCCCTACGCAAGCGTCCATGTGCGATCGGCACAGCAAATCGCCATGGGATTTCGATCCCAGGCACAGACCGCTGATCCAATCGCGGCTGACCTCGCTGATCGCAACGCTCAGTTGGTGGACCAGTGGATCGAACTGGCGGAAACCTACAATCGCATTGCCGCGCAGACACAGTTGTCCAAAGGTCAATTGGACGCCACCCGCAGCGATTTCGAAGACGTCGATGAAAAGCTTCAGCGTCACGGTTTGACACCGACGATCGGGATCTTGCTACGACACAAGAAGGATCAACTGGACCAGTGGCAAATTCAGAATAGCCAAACGTCCATGACCAGCGAAGCTTTGTCGAATTCGAGACAACAGCAATTGGAACTGGACCTGATTCGACTCGATGGATCGGAACCACAAAAACAAGCCAGCCAACTTCTATCTGATGCTGGCTACGACGCCAATCGTTATAGCGATCCACTGCGGCATCAGGTCGAAGAACTCTTGCGACAACGCCACGCTTGGATTCTCTCGCTGCAAACCGGCTATCAAGACCTGCAACAAAAGATCAGCGAACTGGACTCCATCACATCTGCGTCCCAATCCTTGGCACTGGACTACCGAGTCCTGATCGATCGGCATGTCATGTGGATCCGCAGCGATGATCCGCTCGGACTGCGTGACGCTCAGAATCTAAAAGGCGGCATGGCCGCTTTGTTTGATGCCAACCGCAGTGCTGACTTTGGCCCCACGTTTGAGAAGAAGATCAGCACCAACCCCATCGGTGCGATTGGCCTGTTGGTCGGTATCATCGTGGTCTTGGTATTGAGATGGCTCGGCAAAGCCAGCTTGATTTCCATCGGCACTCGCAAACGCATGCGGAAGGCTTCGCCACAGAAACGCAAACTGTTTGCCGGCGTTCTCACCGTCTTGGTCGCGACGGGGATTCCCGCCGTCCTGTTTTGGGTCGGTCGTTGGTTGGGAACGGGCGTGGTTTCCGAAGCCACCTTGCATGCTTCCAAAGCATTCTACGCCGGCAGCCTGGTGGCTTGGTTGGTCGAGGTCCCACGCCAATGGCTGCGTGCCAACGGCTACCTGGACCAACATGTTGATCTTGAAATGCCACGCCGTCCGCGAGCCATGAAATACTTGACCATCATCGGAATGGGATTGGTCATTGCGGCCTACGCCATCACCGTCATGAGCCAGGTGGATCACGGGATGTGGCGAGGCTCGGTGGCTCGAGTGGGATTTATTTTCTCGATGCTGTTGGTTGGTTGGACCATGCACTTGGCGTTTCGTCCCGTCGGTGGTTTCCTCGAACCACTGATCGAGAATTATTGTGGCAGTGTGATTCATCGCGGACGATTGCTGATGTACCTGGCTGCGATCGGCTTTCCCTTGCTGATGATCGTTTTGTCAGTCCTCGGGTACAGTGTCACCACGCATGAGATTCTTCAGCGTGCAATGCTCACCGCCGTGGCGTTGATGTCCGCGGCAATCGTATGGGCGGGGATCCAGTACGCGTCGGCCGAAGCTTGGGATCTGCTGACCGGCGACCGTTCACTGCGGGCCTCGGAGGACGACGGCCCATCGGAGGAATCCGGACGCGTGGCGGGTGCACTTGGCGAGCACTTCTTGGAACTGAAACATCACTTGGCGTTCCTTTGCCAGTGTGCTTTGGTGCTGGGCGCCGTCGTGTGCTTGGGATGGATGTGGATCGATGTCTTCCCCGATGTCCGCATGGGCAACCCGGTGCTGTGGACCGTTCAGGACACCGCTCAAGAAGAAGTCATCCATGCGGCGGGACAAACGGTGATGCAAACCGTCACAAATCCCAAACCGATCACAGCGGTGCATCTCCTGCTCGCCGCTGGCACATTGTTTGTCGCGTTCCAGCTCGCAAAATTACTTCCCGCGTTGTTCGACGCTTTGGTGCTGCAGCGTGTTTCCTTTGATGAGGGAATGGAACACTTCACTCTGGTACTGGGTCGATTCCTGCTGTTTGGTGTCGGCTGCTTGGTCGCCTGCAAATGGTTGGGTGTCCGCTGGCAAACGATTCAGTGGTTGGCCGTTGGATTGACCATCGGTCTCGGATTTGGATTGCAAGACATGGTGCGGAATCTCTTTGGAGGTTTCATCGTCTTGTTTGAAAAGCCGGCACGTTTAGGCGACCTGATCACGGTTGGAAACTTCACCGGCCGTGTCGCGGCTCAACGTCTTCGCACCACCGTGTTGTCAGACGATGAAGGACGTGAAGTCATTGTTCCCAACAAGAATTTCGTCAACGACGATGTGGTCAATTGGATGGGCGCCGGCCGATTGACGGTGGTTCCCATGGAGGTTGCGGCCACGCGAGACGAACGCCCCGCGGACCTATGTCGCACGTTGCAGGAATTGATGGTCCAGCAACCGGAAGTCCTTCTCACTCCGGCCCCACACGCCACCCTGGTCTGCGTTGGCCAGCGATCACAACGAATCGAAATTCGAGTTTGGATCGAACAAGGAACCCATGCCGAACGCTATCGCGACCAGCTATTGAAGCTGGCACGTCGAACGCTTTCCGATCGCAACTTGCTGGCCCCGAACCAACCGTCGCAACCGGAGATGCGAGACATCCTGACGCGATCAGACGATACCGACGACTTCTTCGACGACGACTTCGGCCAACCCCGACTGTCCGACGCCATCCGCAAACGAAAACGACGGGCATAA
- the ligA gene encoding NAD-dependent DNA ligase LigA → MASESIARRVQQLVDEINHHNRRYYDDAAPEITDLEYDKLLAELTKLEEQHPELRQADSPTQRVGGDVVDELVQVPHRVPMLSIDNTYSREELANAMQRIEKSLEGESVAWTMEYKIDGVAGSIRYENGEMVLALTRGNGQVGDDITHNVRTIRELPQSIGKAAKSNRDIAGGKVPEVLEVRGELYMTDADLADLNVRQTEAGQEPFKNTRNVTAGTIRLLDSNVAASRNIRFFCHGSGELVGMNATDHMTFLKHVEALGIPIAPDVVRFENKEQALKAIAQLELEMPDLPFEIDGIVFKVDSFEQRETLGVRSKSPRWVIAYKFERYEATTTLEKIDVQVGKTGAITPVAYLTPVDIADTTVSRASLHNADEIERLDVRVGDTVVVEKAGKIIPKVVRVEKHARTKPLPKFEFPTRCPQCQEPLTRDEGGVYIRCTNPACPAQLRQRLIYFGSRTGMDIDGLGDEVVDLLLQKNLVSSYADLYRLDVNTLAELTWPRLRKGKGDEMIEVQFGQKNAENLVAGIEESRERGLARVLSSISIRHVGPRVAKLITAKFWNLELLRAAKAEDLAAIHEIGDRIAESLVEFVQSDSGAKSLADLEAVGVKLSEPEPVEALEDTEALPLSGKNIVATGTLQHYTRDEIKARIEELGGRAASSVSKKTDFVIAGEKAGSKLTKAESLGVEVLSEEEFRSRYETDA, encoded by the coding sequence GTGGCTTCGGAATCCATTGCTCGCCGCGTGCAACAGCTTGTCGACGAAATCAATCACCACAATCGTCGTTACTACGACGACGCGGCACCCGAAATCACGGACCTCGAATACGACAAGTTGCTCGCTGAGCTGACCAAGCTCGAAGAACAGCATCCGGAATTGCGACAAGCGGATTCGCCAACGCAGCGTGTCGGCGGCGATGTGGTCGATGAGTTGGTTCAGGTCCCACACCGCGTTCCAATGTTGTCGATCGACAACACCTACAGCCGCGAAGAATTGGCCAACGCGATGCAGCGGATTGAAAAGTCGCTGGAGGGCGAATCGGTCGCGTGGACCATGGAATACAAAATTGATGGCGTGGCCGGTTCCATTCGTTATGAGAATGGCGAAATGGTCTTGGCTTTGACCCGAGGTAACGGCCAAGTCGGAGACGACATCACTCACAATGTACGGACGATTCGGGAACTGCCTCAATCGATTGGAAAGGCCGCGAAGTCGAACCGGGATATCGCGGGAGGAAAGGTTCCCGAGGTCTTGGAGGTTCGCGGCGAGCTGTACATGACCGATGCGGACTTGGCGGACTTGAACGTGCGACAAACAGAAGCTGGCCAAGAACCATTCAAGAACACTCGCAATGTGACGGCGGGAACGATCCGATTGCTGGATTCCAATGTTGCCGCTTCACGAAACATCCGTTTCTTTTGTCACGGCAGTGGTGAGCTGGTTGGCATGAACGCGACGGATCACATGACGTTCTTGAAGCACGTCGAAGCGTTGGGCATTCCGATCGCACCCGACGTGGTGCGTTTCGAAAACAAAGAGCAGGCGTTGAAGGCGATCGCGCAGTTGGAACTTGAAATGCCTGATTTGCCATTCGAGATTGATGGCATCGTGTTCAAGGTGGACTCGTTTGAACAGCGTGAGACGTTGGGTGTCCGAAGCAAGAGTCCGCGGTGGGTGATTGCTTATAAGTTCGAACGCTATGAAGCGACAACGACGCTGGAGAAAATTGACGTCCAGGTCGGAAAGACCGGAGCCATCACGCCGGTGGCTTACCTGACACCAGTGGACATCGCTGACACGACGGTCTCACGCGCATCCCTGCACAACGCTGATGAGATCGAACGATTGGATGTCCGGGTGGGCGATACCGTTGTCGTTGAAAAGGCGGGCAAGATCATTCCGAAAGTGGTTCGTGTCGAGAAACATGCCCGCACCAAACCGCTGCCAAAATTTGAATTCCCCACACGCTGTCCTCAGTGCCAAGAGCCGCTGACCCGCGATGAAGGCGGTGTCTACATTCGATGCACCAATCCGGCCTGCCCGGCGCAGTTGCGACAACGTTTGATCTATTTCGGCAGTCGAACGGGGATGGACATCGATGGTTTAGGCGACGAGGTGGTTGATTTGTTGCTGCAGAAAAACCTGGTGTCCAGCTACGCCGATCTGTATCGCTTGGACGTGAACACGTTAGCTGAATTGACATGGCCGCGACTGCGGAAGGGCAAAGGCGATGAAATGATCGAAGTTCAATTCGGTCAAAAGAACGCTGAGAACTTGGTGGCGGGAATCGAGGAAAGTCGCGAGCGTGGGTTGGCTCGTGTGTTGTCGTCGATCAGCATTCGACACGTTGGCCCTCGGGTGGCCAAATTGATCACGGCGAAGTTTTGGAACCTGGAATTGTTGCGAGCGGCGAAGGCAGAGGACCTAGCAGCGATTCATGAAATCGGCGATCGCATCGCGGAGAGTTTGGTTGAGTTCGTGCAAAGCGATTCCGGTGCGAAGTCACTCGCGGATTTAGAAGCCGTTGGCGTGAAGTTGTCAGAACCGGAACCCGTTGAAGCGCTGGAAGACACCGAGGCATTGCCGCTGTCGGGCAAAAACATCGTCGCCACGGGAACGTTGCAGCACTACACACGCGATGAGATCAAGGCTCGCATTGAAGAACTCGGCGGCCGTGCGGCCAGCAGCGTGAGCAAGAAAACGGACTTCGTGATCGCTGGTGAAAAAGCGGGAAGCAAACTGACCAAGGCCGAGTCGCTGGGCGTGGAAGTGCTCAGCGAAGAGGAGTTCCGCTCACGCTACGAAACGGATGCCTGA
- a CDS encoding ABC transporter substrate-binding protein: protein MRLLFSNSQTSLHPQRFPNVSRLVLTTIAAKASALFVVLIAMMPTASAQLLNYADSGRPESPGLELLQDEPHDLIFFTQESGGGWVKTRLMELPNREMPNPVPKGTLKFSIVGIEQQEFIAKWKDIENIDFWEKRLERETAERIKEGDFVGAYPFLSVLIRDYPSRPGLRQLRTEFLWRDAGRRAKNREFGASLAMLEELRRYAPEYRTQVVLKAIGALTDQLMDQLVTAGNFELGQQLLARLEKEYRGQNLSSISKWNAEFLAMAEEKRDLALAALEKKNYREARKYSRESIFLKPDIEGGTELVRKVDQIYPLVNVGVLQTATVLDPTRLDNWAARRAGRLLYRVLFEMQGAGPEGGEYEFIFGDTEQSPDRQRFSMFLEPERLQPPLNQVDGFYLADVLADRVQPQSPNYFSPWAAAVQAIGLDGPKRIDCILRRPNVLPSALIQVTVDGEWFGGEPGSPTGDYRRDVVEGDVVRYVLKGKPRTDLQPREIVEIRTESAADGVSKLLQGEVDVLDQLFPADAVRLSRNRDVRVVNYPLPSVHMLVPCSDHVYLADKTFRRALVYGTNREDILNGELLESLEVPGCRVLSGPFPAGLEDNDPLGYAYDQSIAPRNYEPRLAKLLMTMAQKQMESEASRKKEEVPELKPIRLAYPPENLSRIACEAIRSQWQLLGLEIELVELPVGRAFPDEGAADIAYVSAAVWEPIIDARRVLGPEGMAGSTDQLIGLGLRRLEESKNWRDARDRLLDLHAIAHHELPVLPLWQLVDSYAYSRDLLGVGSDIVSLYQNAEKWRLSQ, encoded by the coding sequence ATGCGTTTGCTTTTCTCGAACTCCCAGACTTCCTTGCATCCACAACGGTTTCCAAACGTGAGCCGATTGGTCCTCACCACGATTGCCGCGAAAGCATCGGCGTTGTTCGTCGTTCTGATCGCGATGATGCCGACCGCGTCCGCACAATTGCTGAACTATGCGGATTCAGGACGCCCGGAATCCCCTGGTTTGGAACTGCTGCAGGACGAACCTCACGATTTGATCTTCTTCACCCAGGAATCGGGTGGCGGTTGGGTCAAGACTCGGTTGATGGAACTGCCCAACCGAGAGATGCCGAACCCCGTTCCCAAGGGCACGTTGAAGTTCAGCATTGTTGGCATTGAGCAGCAAGAGTTCATCGCCAAATGGAAAGACATCGAGAACATTGATTTCTGGGAAAAGCGTCTGGAACGCGAAACGGCGGAACGTATCAAGGAAGGCGACTTCGTCGGTGCCTACCCGTTTCTGTCAGTACTGATTCGCGATTACCCATCGCGTCCCGGATTGCGTCAATTGCGAACCGAGTTCCTGTGGCGTGACGCGGGACGTCGTGCGAAGAATCGTGAATTCGGAGCGTCGCTGGCGATGCTGGAGGAATTGCGCCGCTATGCACCGGAGTATCGGACGCAGGTGGTTTTGAAAGCCATCGGCGCGCTTACCGATCAGCTAATGGATCAATTGGTCACCGCCGGCAACTTTGAGCTCGGGCAACAATTGCTGGCCCGTTTGGAGAAAGAATACCGCGGTCAGAACCTCTCCTCGATTAGCAAGTGGAATGCTGAATTCCTGGCCATGGCCGAAGAGAAACGCGACCTCGCGTTGGCGGCTTTGGAGAAGAAGAATTACCGAGAAGCTCGCAAGTATTCTCGCGAGAGCATTTTCCTAAAACCTGACATTGAGGGCGGTACGGAACTGGTTCGCAAGGTCGATCAAATCTACCCGCTGGTCAACGTTGGCGTGCTTCAAACCGCGACGGTGTTGGATCCAACTCGATTGGACAACTGGGCCGCACGTCGTGCCGGTCGATTGCTGTATCGCGTGCTATTTGAAATGCAGGGTGCCGGCCCCGAAGGCGGCGAATACGAGTTCATTTTCGGTGACACCGAACAAAGTCCTGATCGTCAACGGTTCTCGATGTTTCTGGAACCCGAACGGTTGCAACCGCCGCTGAATCAAGTGGACGGGTTCTACTTGGCGGATGTTCTGGCCGATCGTGTGCAGCCTCAATCGCCCAACTATTTCTCACCGTGGGCGGCGGCGGTCCAAGCCATCGGGCTCGACGGCCCCAAACGAATCGATTGCATCCTGCGTCGCCCCAATGTGCTGCCGTCGGCGTTGATCCAGGTCACGGTGGACGGGGAATGGTTCGGTGGCGAACCCGGATCACCCACCGGTGACTACCGCCGCGACGTGGTCGAGGGTGACGTGGTCCGCTATGTCCTCAAGGGCAAACCACGAACGGATCTGCAACCACGCGAAATCGTCGAGATCCGAACGGAATCGGCCGCTGATGGTGTCAGCAAATTGCTGCAAGGCGAAGTCGATGTCTTGGACCAACTGTTTCCCGCCGACGCAGTGCGTCTGTCCAGGAATCGCGACGTTCGCGTCGTCAACTATCCGTTGCCCAGCGTGCACATGCTGGTGCCCTGCAGTGATCACGTTTACTTGGCGGACAAAACGTTCCGCCGCGCGTTGGTCTACGGCACGAATCGCGAAGACATTCTGAACGGGGAGTTGTTGGAAAGCTTGGAAGTCCCCGGATGCCGAGTCTTGTCCGGCCCCTTCCCCGCAGGCTTGGAAGACAACGATCCACTGGGTTATGCCTATGATCAATCGATCGCCCCGCGGAACTATGAGCCTCGTCTGGCCAAGTTGCTGATGACGATGGCGCAGAAACAGATGGAGTCCGAAGCGTCGCGTAAAAAAGAAGAGGTGCCGGAACTCAAACCCATTCGGTTGGCGTATCCACCCGAGAACCTTTCACGAATCGCATGCGAGGCCATTCGTAGTCAGTGGCAATTGCTCGGACTGGAAATCGAATTGGTGGAACTGCCGGTTGGACGAGCCTTTCCCGACGAAGGGGCCGCCGACATCGCTTACGTTTCTGCGGCTGTTTGGGAACCCATCATCGATGCACGACGTGTGCTGGGTCCGGAGGGCATGGCTGGCAGCACCGATCAGCTGATCGGCCTCGGACTGCGTCGTTTGGAAGAATCTAAAAACTGGCGTGATGCTCGCGACCGACTGTTGGATCTGCATGCCATCGCTCACCACGAACTTCCGGTGCTTCCGCTGTGGCAATTGGTGGACTCGTACGCCTACAGCCGAGATCTGCTGGGCGTGGGTTCGGACATCGTGTCGCTATATCAAAACGCTGAAAAATGGAGGCTGAGCCAATGA